A window from Pseudomonas moraviensis encodes these proteins:
- a CDS encoding LysE family translocator — protein MIPLPDLLIFAAAALLMVLTPGPNMIYLISRSICQGRRAGVTSLLGVVGGFFVHMFAAAAGLTAVFLAVPMAYEVLKWAGALYLLWLAWQALKPGARSPFEARQLPPDSSRKLITMGFLTSALNPKIAVFYLSVFPQFISPEHGSVFTQSILLGLTQISVSFSVNLLIALFAAGIASWFVRNPTWLAVQRYFMGLVLGGLAVRLMLEQRRTA, from the coding sequence ATGATCCCGCTGCCAGACTTGCTGATCTTTGCCGCTGCCGCTCTGCTGATGGTGCTGACGCCGGGACCGAACATGATCTACCTGATCTCGCGTTCGATCTGTCAGGGCCGCCGCGCCGGCGTGACGTCGCTGCTCGGTGTGGTCGGCGGGTTCTTCGTGCATATGTTCGCGGCGGCGGCCGGCTTGACGGCGGTGTTTCTCGCCGTGCCGATGGCCTATGAAGTGCTGAAATGGGCCGGCGCGCTGTACCTGTTGTGGCTGGCCTGGCAAGCGCTGAAACCCGGCGCACGTTCGCCGTTCGAAGCCCGGCAATTGCCGCCGGACTCGTCGCGCAAACTGATCACCATGGGCTTTCTCACCAGTGCGTTGAACCCGAAAATCGCGGTTTTCTATCTGTCGGTGTTTCCGCAATTCATCAGCCCTGAACATGGCTCCGTTTTCACCCAAAGCATCCTCCTCGGTCTGACCCAGATCAGCGTCAGTTTCAGCGTCAATCTGTTGATCGCGCTCTTCGCTGCAGGCATCGCCTCGTGGTTCGTACGCAACCCGACCTGGCTGGCGGTGCAGCGCTATTTCATGGGCCTGGTGCTCGGCGGCCTCGCGGTGCGGTTGATGCTGGAACAGCGGCGGACCGCCTGA
- a CDS encoding NUDIX hydrolase produces the protein MSTIHIAAALLLNAYGQTLLVRKRGTTAFMQPGGKIEAHELPVHALARELEEELGLQIDPAQAIYLSRFSAPAANEPGFIVHAEIFQLTIDTDVCPAAEIEEVIWVDPATDPAVELAPLTREHILPFYRRSLTALA, from the coding sequence ATGTCGACCATTCATATCGCCGCTGCCCTGTTGCTCAACGCTTACGGCCAGACCCTGCTGGTGCGCAAACGCGGTACTACGGCGTTCATGCAGCCGGGCGGCAAGATCGAAGCCCATGAGCTGCCGGTTCACGCTCTCGCGCGGGAGCTGGAAGAAGAACTGGGTCTACAGATCGACCCGGCGCAGGCAATCTATCTGAGCCGGTTTTCCGCCCCCGCCGCCAACGAGCCAGGCTTCATCGTGCACGCGGAAATCTTTCAACTGACCATCGATACTGACGTGTGCCCGGCGGCGGAAATCGAGGAAGTCATCTGGGTCGATCCGGCCACTGATCCGGCGGTCGAACTGGCGCCATTGACACGCGAGCACATCCTGCCGTTTTATCGCCGTTCACTGACTGCACTCGCCTGA
- a CDS encoding FMN-binding glutamate synthase family protein encodes MSLSLLSRYAFFAVCVIFTLASLPFLEHDWLWPITAVTGVLSLLGIFDLLQTRHAVRRNYPILGNIRYLVEGIRPEIRQYLLESDSDALPFSRAQRSLVYSRAKNETADKPFGTLIDVYQSGFEFIGHSMRPAPLSDPNGFRVTVGGPQCTQPYSASIFNISAMSFGSLSANAIRALNQGAKLGNFAHDTGEGSISPYHREHGGDLTWELGSGYFGCRTSDGRFDPERFAVQAQNPQVRMIEIKMSQGAKPGHGGILPKHKVTREIAETRGILMGEDCVSPSRHSAFSTPIEMMQFIQQLRELSGGKPVGFKFCLGHPWEFMGIAKAMLETGILPDFIVVDGKEGGTGAAPVEFTDHIGVPMREGLLFVHNTLVGLNLRDKIKLGASGKIVSAFDIASVLAIGADWANSARGFMFAIGCIQSQSCHTNKCPTGVATQDALRQRALVVPDKAQRVYNFHRSTLKALAEMLAAAGLEHPSQLSAKHLVRRMSATEIKLFSQLHVFLKPGELLTGEVNGEFYSRMWQMARADSFEPNEVAPA; translated from the coding sequence ATGAGCCTGTCACTCCTGAGCCGCTACGCCTTCTTTGCCGTCTGTGTGATTTTCACTCTCGCCAGCCTGCCTTTCCTCGAACATGACTGGCTGTGGCCGATCACCGCTGTCACTGGCGTGCTCAGCCTGCTCGGGATCTTCGACCTGCTGCAGACACGCCACGCGGTGCGCCGCAACTATCCGATTCTGGGCAATATCCGTTATCTGGTCGAAGGCATCCGCCCGGAGATTCGCCAGTACCTGCTCGAGTCCGACAGCGACGCCCTGCCCTTCTCCCGCGCCCAGCGTTCGCTGGTGTACTCGCGAGCGAAAAACGAGACCGCCGACAAACCGTTCGGTACCTTGATCGACGTCTATCAGTCGGGCTTCGAATTCATCGGCCATTCGATGCGTCCGGCGCCGTTGAGCGATCCGAACGGTTTCCGCGTCACTGTCGGCGGCCCGCAATGCACGCAGCCGTACTCGGCGTCGATCTTCAATATTTCAGCGATGAGCTTCGGCTCGCTCAGTGCCAATGCCATCCGCGCGCTGAACCAGGGTGCGAAACTCGGCAACTTCGCCCACGACACCGGTGAAGGCAGCATCAGCCCGTATCACCGCGAACATGGCGGCGACCTGACCTGGGAACTGGGCAGCGGCTACTTCGGCTGCCGCACCAGCGATGGCCGTTTCGACCCGGAGCGCTTCGCCGTGCAGGCACAGAACCCGCAGGTGCGCATGATCGAAATCAAGATGAGCCAAGGTGCCAAACCCGGCCACGGCGGCATCCTGCCCAAACACAAGGTCACCCGGGAAATCGCCGAAACCCGCGGCATCCTGATGGGCGAAGACTGCGTTTCGCCCTCGCGCCACAGTGCGTTTTCCACACCGATTGAAATGATGCAGTTCATCCAGCAGCTGCGTGAACTGTCCGGCGGCAAACCGGTGGGCTTCAAGTTCTGTCTCGGCCATCCGTGGGAATTCATGGGCATTGCCAAAGCCATGCTGGAAACCGGCATCCTTCCCGATTTCATCGTCGTCGATGGCAAGGAAGGCGGCACTGGCGCAGCCCCTGTCGAGTTCACCGACCACATCGGCGTGCCGATGCGCGAAGGTCTGCTGTTCGTGCACAACACGCTGGTCGGCCTGAACCTGCGCGACAAGATCAAACTCGGCGCCAGCGGCAAGATCGTCAGCGCCTTCGACATCGCCAGCGTGCTGGCCATCGGCGCCGACTGGGCGAACTCCGCGCGCGGTTTCATGTTCGCCATCGGCTGCATCCAGTCGCAGTCGTGCCATACCAACAAATGCCCGACCGGCGTCGCCACCCAGGACGCCCTGCGCCAACGCGCTCTGGTGGTGCCGGACAAGGCCCAGCGCGTCTACAACTTCCACCGCAGCACGCTCAAAGCGCTGGCGGAAATGCTCGCGGCGGCCGGGCTCGAGCATCCGTCGCAACTGTCCGCCAAGCACCTGGTGCGGCGCATGTCGGCGACCGAGATCAAGTTGTTCTCGCAGTTGCACGTGTTCCTGAAACCGGGGGAATTGCTCACCGGTGAAGTGAATGGCGAGTTTTACTCGCGGATGTGGCAGATGGCGCGGGCGGACAGTTTTGAGCCGAATGAAGTAGCGCCCGCCTGA
- a CDS encoding glycosyltransferase family 39 protein, with protein MKSDLRNERLLAGFSLLIALLVGSYLRLRNLTVDALWLDEVFSVATSHPDNSFLEVYRRTLIDVHPPLYQLVLWVFYKVFGFGEMVGRYLSVVFGVLLIPVAYLSGRQLFNGTVGLFAAWLVAINFYLITYSQETRSYELLALLTMVSFFMFVKAMRTVAVLPVAGYSLVAALVVNTHYFGFLVVASQALLVVCKWFEASFDKRIFYRFGMAAIFIIISLSPHVSFVLENFNRQGFWVPRPNDLFFVELFYLYFGSMPLTVIFAALLLSVLIRLGGDERNCEVLRLFVFWFVVCAMLPYIRSLYVQPVLTMRSLIVLLPGLLVLLAYGLSSIRNGSIRAAVAVVVLCFSMTPLYTDCKPEFTYENQLKPVSQMRDLIQELINERIEAPLYSKQYIEFGQYFKLLGSPIEIGREEDLLNDLKSSRPPAVFYLLASRGIPLPDDVLLKRHNVVMVAERRKGDSLAVEYRTAPDNSVKQ; from the coding sequence ATGAAATCTGATCTTCGAAACGAGCGCTTACTGGCCGGTTTCTCTTTACTGATCGCTCTGTTGGTGGGTAGCTATTTGCGATTGCGTAACTTGACAGTCGATGCGTTATGGCTTGATGAGGTGTTCAGTGTGGCGACCAGCCACCCAGATAACAGTTTCCTTGAAGTGTATCGGCGAACGCTGATAGATGTTCATCCCCCGCTGTACCAGTTGGTGTTGTGGGTGTTTTATAAGGTGTTTGGGTTTGGAGAAATGGTCGGGAGGTATCTTTCTGTTGTTTTTGGGGTTCTGCTAATTCCGGTTGCGTATTTAAGTGGTCGGCAATTATTCAATGGAACAGTGGGGCTGTTTGCTGCGTGGTTGGTGGCGATAAATTTTTATTTGATTACCTATTCGCAAGAAACGCGCTCCTATGAGTTGTTGGCGTTGTTGACAATGGTTTCTTTTTTTATGTTCGTGAAGGCGATGCGAACAGTCGCGGTGTTGCCCGTTGCTGGTTATTCCCTGGTGGCTGCATTAGTTGTAAATACTCACTATTTTGGTTTTTTGGTGGTCGCATCTCAGGCGCTGTTGGTGGTTTGTAAGTGGTTTGAGGCCTCATTTGACAAAAGGATTTTTTATCGGTTTGGCATGGCCGCAATTTTTATAATAATCAGTCTTTCGCCACATGTTTCCTTTGTGCTGGAGAATTTTAACCGACAAGGATTTTGGGTGCCTCGTCCCAACGACTTGTTCTTTGTCGAGCTGTTTTATCTGTATTTTGGAAGTATGCCTTTGACTGTTATATTTGCTGCGCTTTTATTGTCAGTGCTCATTCGATTAGGGGGCGATGAGCGAAATTGCGAAGTACTTAGATTGTTTGTTTTCTGGTTTGTTGTGTGTGCCATGCTTCCTTACATCCGTTCACTGTATGTTCAACCCGTGTTGACGATGCGAAGTTTGATTGTTTTGCTTCCGGGTCTTCTTGTATTGCTCGCTTATGGTTTGAGTTCGATTAGGAATGGAAGCATCAGGGCAGCGGTTGCGGTGGTTGTTCTGTGCTTTTCAATGACACCCTTGTATACCGATTGCAAACCTGAATTTACTTATGAGAATCAATTGAAGCCTGTCAGTCAGATGCGTGATCTGATTCAGGAATTAATCAATGAGCGGATTGAAGCTCCTTTGTATTCCAAGCAGTACATAGAGTTTGGCCAGTACTTCAAATTGTTAGGGTCGCCAATTGAGATAGGCCGCGAAGAAGACTTGTTAAACGATTTGAAGTCCTCACGGCCGCCTGCAGTTTTTTATCTTCTCGCTAGCCGCGGTATTCCCCTGCCGGACGATGTGTTACTGAAGCGACATAACGTTGTAATGGTTGCTGAAAGGAGAAAAGGCGATTCACTGGCCGTTGAGTATCGAACAGCTCCCGATAACTCTGTAAAACAGTGA
- a CDS encoding lysylphosphatidylglycerol synthase transmembrane domain-containing protein, protein MNQALMLSGWRYRVLIGSVICSAVAYLAVSLWGGWSAVSAAVSRVGGWQGGQIVGMVLLGYGLRFLRWQVYLNALRHPLPWRPSLKIYLAGFALTTTPGKAGEALRGVLLKRWDVPYAHSFAALFSERLADLLAMIGLALFGLSAHPEWLSIVVASLVLLACAGMLMFSPGLVRAIDRRIDQRHDGFSRLLRHAIEVLHQSRRCHTPRRLIGTTLLSLLAWGLEALAFYWILQAMGADVDLAFAVFIYAVAMLAGALSLMPGGLGSAEAVMVALLVSAGVGLPDAIAATVLLRLVTLWLAVLLGSVVLTNTAVETMHDEI, encoded by the coding sequence GTGAATCAGGCACTGATGTTATCGGGGTGGCGCTATCGGGTTCTGATCGGCTCGGTGATCTGCTCCGCCGTTGCTTATCTCGCTGTCTCTCTGTGGGGCGGGTGGTCGGCAGTGAGCGCGGCGGTCAGCCGAGTGGGCGGGTGGCAGGGCGGGCAGATCGTCGGCATGGTGTTACTCGGCTACGGTCTGCGTTTCCTGCGCTGGCAGGTTTACCTCAATGCCTTGCGCCATCCACTGCCGTGGCGCCCGAGCCTGAAAATCTACCTGGCCGGTTTCGCCCTGACCACCACACCCGGCAAAGCCGGTGAAGCCCTGCGCGGCGTTTTGCTCAAACGCTGGGATGTGCCTTATGCACACAGTTTTGCTGCGTTGTTCAGTGAGCGGCTTGCGGATCTGTTGGCCATGATCGGCCTGGCGTTGTTCGGCTTGAGCGCGCACCCCGAATGGTTGTCGATAGTCGTCGCCAGTCTGGTGCTGCTGGCTTGCGCCGGGATGTTGATGTTCTCGCCAGGCCTTGTCCGGGCGATCGATCGGCGCATCGATCAACGCCACGACGGGTTCTCCCGGCTGCTGCGCCATGCCATTGAGGTGTTGCATCAGTCGCGCCGCTGCCACACCCCACGCCGCCTGATCGGCACAACGCTGTTGAGTCTGCTGGCCTGGGGACTTGAAGCGTTGGCGTTTTACTGGATTTTGCAAGCGATGGGGGCGGATGTGGACCTTGCGTTTGCGGTATTCATTTATGCGGTGGCCATGTTGGCGGGGGCGTTGAGCCTGATGCCGGGTGGGTTGGGCAGCGCCGAAGCGGTGATGGTGGCTTTGCTGGTTTCGGCTGGGGTCGGGTTGCCGGATGCGATTGCGGCGACGGTGTTGTTGCGGTTGGTGACGTTGTGGCTGGCTGTGCTCTTGGGCAGCGTCGTTTTGACAAACACTGCTGTGGAAACAATGCACGATGAAATCTGA
- a CDS encoding SDR family oxidoreductase, whose translation MKKILIVGATSAIACACARLWAVERSELFLVARDAQKLQQTCADLQARGARAVTAYVMDASDIAAHSLMYEQCLATLQTVDICLVAYGSLPDQRACEHSVEQAMEQFTNNGSSMIALLTLLANRMAVQQRGTLAVISSVAGDRGRPSNYLYGAAKAAVSTFCEGLRARLFKSGVHVITIKPGFVDTPMTRGLALPALLVTQPDAVARRIVAGIDRQIAVLYVPGFWRVIMWMIMAIPQPLFKRLNL comes from the coding sequence ATGAAAAAAATACTGATTGTGGGCGCCACGTCGGCGATCGCCTGCGCTTGCGCGCGATTGTGGGCGGTTGAACGGAGCGAATTGTTCCTGGTCGCCAGGGATGCGCAAAAGCTCCAGCAAACCTGCGCCGATCTGCAGGCCCGAGGTGCCAGAGCGGTAACCGCGTACGTCATGGACGCCAGTGATATCGCCGCACATTCGCTCATGTACGAGCAATGCCTGGCGACGTTGCAGACGGTGGATATCTGTCTGGTCGCCTACGGTTCCTTGCCGGATCAGCGGGCGTGCGAACACAGCGTGGAGCAGGCGATGGAGCAGTTCACCAATAACGGCAGTTCAATGATTGCCCTGTTGACGCTGTTGGCTAACCGCATGGCTGTTCAACAGCGCGGCACGCTGGCGGTTATTTCCTCGGTTGCCGGGGATCGCGGGCGCCCTTCCAATTACCTGTACGGCGCGGCCAAGGCGGCGGTGTCCACGTTCTGCGAAGGCCTGCGGGCACGCTTGTTCAAGTCAGGTGTGCATGTGATCACCATCAAGCCCGGGTTTGTCGATACGCCCATGACCCGTGGCCTGGCGCTGCCAGCCTTGCTGGTTACGCAACCGGATGCCGTCGCCCGGCGAATTGTTGCAGGCATCGATCGCCAGATTGCAGTGCTGTACGTGCCCGGATTCTGGAGGGTGATCATGTGGATGATCATGGCCATACCGCAGCCGCTATTCAAAAGGCTGAACCTGTGA
- a CDS encoding FAD-binding oxidoreductase — MKASLSSWGNYPHAPQNGHPCQWQADVGPQWQRLIEAHGTTLPFGNGRSYGDSCLAGSDHVLQLRPLDRFIEADWENGEICAEAGVTLGEILQLAIPRGWFLQVTPGTRHVTLGGAVANDVHGKNHHRCGTFAGSLVCFGLHRSVQAPMVCSPTVNPQWFAATIGGLGLTGVITWVRIRLRKIQSSLIDSTRVRFDCLDDFFALSADMDARHEYSVAWIDCLAKGRARGRGCFTAGDHCATGPLKVAAPHSLPVQMRSPVSLINPFTLKLFNRHYWQRQPPTRHYRTVAYSPFFYPLDRIENWNRLYGRRGFQQFQCVLPASVAAAALAELLRSIARSGSGSFLAVLKRCGDIASPGWLSFPMPGTSLALDFPQNSELTKRLLPRLDAIVREAGGRLYPAKDAHMSGSDFRQAYPAWEQLEAMRDPALISRFWQRVIR; from the coding sequence ATGAAGGCCTCATTGAGCTCTTGGGGAAACTATCCTCATGCCCCTCAGAACGGTCATCCTTGCCAGTGGCAAGCTGATGTCGGGCCGCAGTGGCAGCGACTGATCGAGGCCCACGGCACTACGTTGCCGTTTGGCAATGGCCGCAGCTATGGCGACAGCTGCCTGGCGGGCAGCGATCATGTTTTGCAGTTACGCCCCCTGGATCGTTTCATCGAAGCTGACTGGGAAAACGGTGAAATCTGCGCTGAGGCAGGCGTGACGCTGGGCGAAATTCTGCAACTGGCCATACCCCGGGGCTGGTTTTTGCAAGTCACCCCTGGGACGCGTCATGTGACGCTGGGCGGGGCGGTGGCCAATGATGTGCATGGCAAAAATCACCATCGTTGCGGCACGTTTGCCGGTTCACTGGTGTGTTTCGGACTGCACCGATCCGTGCAAGCGCCAATGGTCTGTTCGCCGACGGTGAATCCACAGTGGTTTGCCGCGACCATCGGCGGGCTGGGCCTGACGGGTGTGATTACCTGGGTGCGCATTCGTCTGCGCAAGATCCAGTCCAGCCTGATCGACAGTACACGGGTGCGTTTTGACTGTCTGGATGACTTCTTTGCCCTGTCGGCTGACATGGATGCGCGGCATGAATACAGCGTCGCGTGGATCGATTGCCTGGCCAAGGGCCGCGCACGCGGGCGCGGATGCTTTACGGCTGGCGATCATTGTGCAACGGGGCCGCTTAAGGTCGCAGCGCCGCATTCGTTGCCTGTACAGATGCGTTCTCCGGTATCGCTCATCAATCCGTTCACCTTGAAACTGTTCAACCGTCATTACTGGCAACGGCAACCGCCGACCCGCCACTATCGAACGGTTGCCTACAGCCCGTTTTTCTATCCGCTGGACCGTATCGAGAACTGGAATCGTCTCTACGGGCGCAGAGGTTTCCAGCAGTTTCAGTGCGTTTTGCCGGCGTCGGTGGCAGCCGCAGCACTCGCCGAATTACTCAGGTCGATTGCGCGCAGCGGTAGCGGCTCCTTCCTCGCGGTGCTCAAGCGTTGCGGCGATATTGCGTCGCCAGGATGGCTTTCCTTTCCCATGCCGGGCACTTCATTGGCGCTGGATTTTCCACAGAACAGTGAGCTGACGAAAAGACTTCTACCGCGTCTCGATGCCATCGTCCGGGAAGCCGGAGGGCGCTTGTATCCGGCCAAGGACGCGCACATGAGCGGCAGTGATTTTCGCCAGGCCTATCCCGCCTGGGAGCAGTTGGAAGCGATGCGCGACCCGGCCCTGATCTCCCGTTTCTGGCAGCGAGTCATTCGATGA
- a CDS encoding UbiA family prenyltransferase → MNIPLPDFPPPPPVSCDAARPFVVDLDGTLLKSDLLFECAMSFVRNKPLQCLKLLAWLGRGKAYLKDRLAQATDIDVATLPYDADVLWMIKVQRNSGRKIILATASHHALAVRIAEHLKVFDGVIGTTLEQNLSGATKRDVLVTLYGEGGFDYVGNSMDDLPVWRSARHAYIVNPLSGVELATRQLGNIVQVVRSDVRYFGRVYKALRIHQWMKNALIFVPLLAAHQLVNPPLVGRGMLAFVLFGLCASGVYLLNDLLDLSDDRKHPTKRHRPFASGSLSIQSGLVVFPLLLLMSFTGAWLWLPSQFVVVLACYYVLTLVYSLVLKRLMALDVIALALLYTLRIIAGGAAFELELTGWMLAFSMFMFLSLALVKRYAELLMALHSGITGKTGGRDYFPADLAMLSSLGAASGYLAVMVLALYIHDSATTALYEHPRWIWLACPVMLLWITRIWLLTHRGRMNEDPVIFALRDRWSLAMGTVFCLIFWVAA, encoded by the coding sequence ATGAATATCCCCCTGCCTGATTTTCCGCCGCCGCCGCCAGTGTCTTGCGATGCTGCAAGGCCTTTCGTGGTCGATCTGGATGGAACCCTGCTCAAGTCTGATTTGCTGTTCGAATGTGCCATGTCCTTTGTTCGCAACAAGCCACTGCAGTGCTTGAAACTTCTGGCCTGGCTCGGGCGCGGCAAAGCGTATTTGAAAGATCGATTGGCCCAGGCGACGGACATCGACGTCGCCACCTTGCCCTACGATGCTGACGTGCTCTGGATGATCAAGGTGCAGCGCAACAGCGGTCGGAAAATTATCTTGGCCACGGCCAGCCATCACGCATTGGCAGTGCGTATTGCCGAGCATCTGAAGGTGTTTGATGGCGTCATTGGGACGACCCTTGAGCAGAACCTTTCGGGGGCGACCAAACGTGATGTGCTGGTGACGTTATATGGTGAAGGCGGTTTCGATTACGTCGGTAACTCGATGGACGACTTGCCGGTTTGGCGCTCGGCCAGGCACGCCTATATCGTCAACCCGTTATCGGGTGTCGAACTTGCAACCCGGCAATTGGGCAACATTGTCCAGGTGGTTCGCTCTGACGTCAGGTATTTCGGAAGGGTATACAAAGCGCTGCGTATTCATCAGTGGATGAAGAATGCGCTGATTTTTGTTCCTCTTCTCGCTGCGCATCAACTGGTCAACCCGCCGCTGGTGGGGCGCGGCATGCTGGCATTCGTGCTGTTCGGCTTGTGCGCATCAGGCGTCTACCTCCTGAATGACCTGCTCGACCTTTCCGATGATCGCAAACATCCGACCAAACGCCATCGACCCTTCGCCAGCGGATCCTTGTCGATCCAGTCCGGGCTGGTGGTTTTTCCTCTGTTGCTGTTGATGTCCTTTACGGGCGCCTGGTTGTGGCTGCCAAGTCAATTCGTCGTCGTGCTCGCCTGCTATTACGTGCTGACGCTGGTGTATTCGCTGGTGTTGAAGCGGCTGATGGCACTCGACGTGATTGCCCTGGCGCTGCTCTACACCTTGCGCATCATCGCTGGTGGTGCAGCTTTCGAACTCGAGTTGACGGGCTGGATGCTGGCCTTCTCCATGTTCATGTTTCTGAGTCTGGCGCTGGTCAAGCGATACGCCGAATTGTTGATGGCGCTGCACAGCGGCATTACCGGAAAAACCGGCGGGCGGGATTACTTTCCAGCCGATCTGGCGATGCTCTCCTCGTTGGGCGCTGCATCCGGTTACCTCGCGGTCATGGTGCTGGCGCTGTACATCCATGACAGCGCAACCACCGCCCTGTACGAGCACCCTCGATGGATCTGGCTTGCCTGCCCGGTGATGTTGTTGTGGATCACCCGGATCTGGCTGCTGACCCATCGCGGCCGAATGAATGAGGACCCGGTGATCTTCGCACTGCGTGATCGCTGGAGTCTGGCGATGGGGACGGTGTTCTGCCTGATTTTCTGGGTGGCGGCATGA
- a CDS encoding GtrA family protein, which produces MKGFSATSVIGLADALIHWQIFFVICNAVGLDQAASNFAAFCVAAAFSFYLNMLYIFERETSVFIYLMFIGLMGTVSFGVGVVGDVWHLPGLVTVASFSLLNIVLGYCFFRLVLFRGRRT; this is translated from the coding sequence ATGAAAGGATTCTCTGCAACCAGCGTGATCGGACTGGCCGATGCGCTCATCCACTGGCAGATATTTTTTGTGATCTGCAACGCGGTCGGCCTGGATCAGGCTGCCAGCAACTTTGCCGCGTTCTGTGTGGCCGCAGCGTTCTCGTTCTACTTGAACATGCTTTATATCTTCGAGAGAGAAACGTCAGTGTTCATCTACCTGATGTTCATCGGCCTGATGGGCACCGTGAGTTTTGGTGTGGGAGTCGTCGGGGATGTCTGGCATTTGCCCGGATTGGTGACGGTGGCATCGTTTTCGCTGCTGAATATCGTGCTGGGGTACTGCTTCTTTCGCCTTGTACTGTTTCGGGGGCGACGGACATGA
- a CDS encoding amino acid permease, whose amino-acid sequence MPVGNPLPHGNTAQGGPLKRELGERHIRLMALGACIGVGLFLGSAKAIEMAGPAIMLSYILGGLAILVIMRALGEMAVHNPVAGSFSRYAQDYLGPLAGFLTGWNYWFLWLVTCVAEITAVAVYMGIWFPDVPRWIWALAALISMGSINLIAVKAFGEFEFWFALIKIVTIIAMVIGGVGIIAFGFGNDGVALGISNLSAHGGFMPNGVTGVLMSLQMVMFAYLGVEMIGLTAGEAKNPQKTIPDAIGSVFWRILLFYVGALFVILSIYPWNEIGTQGSPFVMTFERLGIKTAAGIINFVVITAALSSCNGGIFSTGRMLYSLAQNGQAPAGFAKTSNNGVPRRALLLSIAVLLLGVMLNYLVPEKVFVWVTSIATFGAIWTWVMILLAQLKFRKGLSASERAGLKYKMWLYPVSSYFALAFLVLVVGLMAYFPDTRVALYVGPAFLVLLTVLFYVFKLQPTGATQGAARSAS is encoded by the coding sequence ATGCCAGTCGGCAATCCTCTGCCTCACGGCAATACCGCCCAGGGCGGTCCGCTCAAACGCGAACTCGGCGAACGGCATATCCGCCTGATGGCGCTCGGCGCCTGTATCGGCGTCGGCCTGTTTCTCGGTTCGGCCAAGGCCATCGAAATGGCTGGCCCGGCGATCATGCTGTCTTACATTCTCGGCGGTCTGGCGATTCTGGTGATCATGCGCGCCCTCGGCGAAATGGCCGTGCATAACCCGGTGGCCGGTTCGTTCAGCCGCTATGCGCAGGACTACCTCGGTCCCCTGGCAGGCTTCCTCACGGGCTGGAACTACTGGTTTCTGTGGCTGGTGACCTGCGTCGCGGAAATCACCGCCGTGGCGGTGTACATGGGCATCTGGTTCCCGGATGTGCCGCGCTGGATCTGGGCCCTGGCGGCGCTGATCAGCATGGGTTCGATCAACCTGATCGCGGTCAAAGCCTTCGGCGAATTCGAGTTCTGGTTCGCCCTGATCAAGATCGTCACCATTATCGCCATGGTCATCGGCGGCGTCGGCATCATTGCCTTCGGTTTCGGCAATGACGGCGTGGCGCTGGGGATTTCCAACCTGTCGGCGCACGGCGGCTTCATGCCCAACGGCGTCACCGGTGTGCTGATGTCCCTGCAAATGGTCATGTTCGCCTACCTCGGCGTCGAGATGATCGGCCTGACCGCCGGTGAAGCGAAGAATCCGCAAAAGACCATTCCAGACGCGATCGGCTCGGTGTTCTGGCGGATTCTGCTGTTCTACGTCGGCGCGCTGTTCGTGATCCTGTCGATCTACCCGTGGAATGAAATCGGCACCCAGGGCAGCCCGTTCGTGATGACGTTCGAGCGTCTGGGCATCAAGACCGCCGCCGGCATCATCAACTTCGTGGTGATTACTGCGGCGCTGTCGTCGTGCAACGGCGGCATCTTCAGCACCGGGCGCATGCTCTACAGCCTGGCGCAGAATGGCCAGGCCCCGGCCGGTTTCGCCAAGACCTCGAACAACGGCGTGCCGCGTCGTGCGCTGCTGCTATCGATCGCGGTGTTGCTGCTGGGTGTAATGCTCAACTATCTGGTGCCTGAAAAAGTCTTCGTCTGGGTCACCTCGATCGCAACCTTCGGCGCGATCTGGACCTGGGTGATGATCCTGCTGGCGCAACTGAAATTCCGCAAAGGCCTGAGCGCCAGCGAACGTGCCGGGCTCAAGTACAAGATGTGGCTGTACCCGGTCAGCTCGTACTTCGCCCTGGCGTTTCTGGTGCTGGTGGTCGGCCTGATGGCGTACTTTCCCGATACCCGTGTGGCGCTGTATGTAGGGCCTGCGTTTCTGGTTCTGCTGACGGTGTTGTTCTACGTGTTCAAGCTGCAACCAACCGGCGCAACGCAGGGTGCTGCGCGTTCGGCCTCTTGA